The Drosophila bipectinata strain 14024-0381.07 chromosome 3L, DbipHiC1v2, whole genome shotgun sequence region TTTTAGAGGTGAAGACACATCGATAACAACCATCGAGGAATCGATGTTTTACCACCTCTACCggatttatttataaattaattcaatTCTCTCTATCTATATTCAGCTTTGTTCGTGTTGTTTTCGTGAAAATTCGCATCGCATCTTTCGAGCGGTCGTCGATCGCGGAAAACAAACGACGCGCCAGTTTATAATCGAGAACCGAGAGCTGAGCACGAGAGAGTGCGgagaaaacaacaaacaacaaaagcaacctTGGGCGTGTATTAATTGAGCGTTCCTCTGCGACGCCCGCCCCCTCACCTCTCCTCACCATACCGCACACTCCCCTCGTCCCAAGCGGAGCTGTCGTCGTAGCCGATTTTGATTTGGATTACGGACACGGCTGTTTCTGTATTTCTGGTTTCTTCTCGGGGCCCCCGCTCTTGTGCTTGTTAAAGCAAACATCTGGCAAGATAAGGGCTACAGAAGCCCCCGTTCCCCAGTCTCCCGCCACCCGCCATCGCCAATATTCGTTGCAAAAACAGCGCTGAACGTAAGTTGGATTACGTCATCGTTGGGGGGCAATTTTAGACTCTGAATGtgctatacatatatacatcaCGCAGTTATAGTTTTGCTTCTGGACACAACAGACGCCCCCGCATCCGAACCCGAATCCGAATCTGAATCCAAATAGCCGCCAAGATGATTCATGTGGGCGAAAATACGTGGAACCTGCGGATTCTCATCACAGACCTACAGGTGGAAAAGACCTTGAGGGTGAAAGGTGACCAGCACATTGGTGGCGTCATGCTCCAACTGGTGGACCCTGAAATGCCCAAGGATTGGTCCGATCATGCTCTGTGGTGGCCAGCCAAGAACGTCTGGCTGACCAGGACACGCTCCACTCTCGATCAGGCTGGCGTGCAGTCGGACTCCTTTCTCCACTTCACACCCATGCACAAGACGCTGCGAGTGCAGCTGCCCGACTTGAGGTATCTGGATTACCGCGTCAACTTCTCTGCCAAAACTTTCGGAGCCGTTGTGAGCCTTTGCAAGGACCTGGACATTCGCTATCCGGAGGAACTGTCGCTGTGCAAGCCTGTGGAGCCGGAACATCTGAAGAAGAACTTTTCGAAGCTGCCACAGCGGAAGATTCCGGTGGCGGAGGCCAATGGCATCTCGTATTTGCAACCAGCTCCAGACACGAACTCCTTCGTGCCAATCACAGGAGCCTACAACGGTAGCAATGGCAGCTTGGATCGCTCGCACAACGGCAACGTACTTTATGCGCCAGCATCGCCCTATGCCACCACTCCACGGAGGGCAGCTACTGCTCCGGGTACACCTATTAGCTCGCCAACAGGCACCTGGAAGGCCAACTCCACCGGCTACACCAGTTACGATTCCAACTCGAGTTTCGGTGACTTTCAGGAGAATCTGGCCGTGTCGCCAAGGTCACCCAGTCCCGATGTGAGGTCGCGGTTGGTGCGCCCGAAGACTCTCGTGGAGAAAGCCCGGTTGAACGTTGGATGGCTGGATTCGTCGCTTTCCATTATGGAGCAGGGAGTGCGGGAGTTCGACACTTTGTGCCTGCGCTTCAAGTACTTTACTTTCTTCGACTTGAATCCCAAGTACGACCAAGTGAGGATCAACCAGCTGTACGAGCAGGCCAAGTGGAGCATTCTTAACGAGGAACTGGATGCCACCGAGGAGGAGACCCTCATGTTTGCCGCCCTGCAGTTCCAGGTCAATCACCAAACGGATTTGCATCCGCCCGGCATCGATTCAGGAATTGATTCCTCCAGCCAGGAGAATGGCGGCGACGACGACATCGACTCTGCTCTCAACGAGCTGCAAATTACCTTGGAGGGACCCGGTGGAGGCAAGGATCAGGGAAACATCACACGGATACCAGAGCTTTCGGACTATCTGAGATTCCTCAAGCCTCAAAGGTTCACGCTAAAGGGATACAAGCGGTACTTCTTCGCCTACAGGGATCTGCATCTGCACTTGTACAAATCGCAGGAGGAGTCCAGGAGAGGAGCGCCGACCATTAGCATCAACCTGAGGGGATGCGAGGTCACCCCCGACGTTACTTTGGCGCAAGGAAAGTTTGCTATTCGCTTGGAAGTTCCTCCAGAGGGCAGAAACGGCCCCAACTCCGAGGTCTGGGTGAGGTGTGAGAACGAGGAGCAGTACGCAAAGTGGATGGCCGCCTGCCGGCTGGCAGCCAAGGGTCGCTCCTTGGCCGATAGCTCGTACGACAGCGAAGTGAATAGCATTCGCTCCCTGCTCCAGATGCAGAAGCCCGCCCAAGGGGCCCCATTGACCATTAATCCCAGGAGCGTGGATCCCATGGACTACCTTTCGCAGAAAATGCTACGCAAGCTCTCCAGCAAGGCGGTGCAGCGCATCTTGGAAGCCCATGCCAACGTTCGGCAGCTACCCTTGATGGAGGCCAAACTGAAGTACATCCAGGCCTGGCAATCCCTGCCAGACTTTGGAGTGTCTCTTTTCGTCATCAAGTTTGACGGCCACAAGAAGGAAGAGCTCCTGGGCGTGGCCCACAACAGGATCATGCGAATGGACCTGAGCTCTGGCGACCACATCAAGACGTGGCGCTACAACACCATGAAGGCGTGGAACGTCAACTGGGGCATCAAGTGCATGATGATCCAGTTCGCGGACGAAAACGTGGTCTTCTCCTGCCTGTCGGCGGATTGCAAAGTAGTCCACGAGTTCATCGGCGGCTACATCTTCATGTCGATGCGTTCCAAGGAGAACAACCAGACGCTGAACGAGGAGATGTTCCACAAGCTGACGGGCGGCTGGTCATAAGAGCATTCCTCTGTGGGAGCAATGTAGTGGAGTGGAGTCTTACGAGTGCCAAGCACAAACCTCGTGTCGCATGTTCTACAATTTTATCTATATGTACCCAAAGTGGGGTGGGCTGATTTATGGGTCGGAGGGTAATCTACGGACAATTCCAAGTAATTTTGCCTTGGAAACTATTTACTTAACATCAAGGATGGCTTCTCCATGTTCTCTTCTAAAAGCTTACTTATgtaacaaaaaataccaactttttttttaacacccTAGGGAAAAAGTGAATAATATTTGTGTATCTTTTTAttaattctatatttttaaattttattcggCATTTATACTATATAATTTCATGTTTATAAGCACAGCTAATACAAGTgttaaatgtatatatttataaaatgaaaCAATTTAACAAAAGAATACCAATTTCTTTAAGAAAAACATTTCCTCCACGAGTTACAAGAGAGGAATTTAGGAAACTGATAGAAAACCTGTAGTGGCCTAAAATTGTTCATAGATTACCTTCCGGTCCTACGATTCCTTATCAACCAATATGACCGACCCACCCTAACCGAACgcgttgtgtgtgtgtataagTGTTGATGGATGTAGAATTCTAGACTAATAACGATCACCAAGCTGATAACGACAATGATGATAACGATGTTGTGCCTTTGCCGGAGCAATCTTAACCCAAAACGAGTCCAACAAGTCAATGTCCTGTGTGTTCTGAGTGTCTTTctgtgttgtttgtttttctaacACAGCGTTAAAGTTACACTACTTAAGTCCTTTTATAAACCACATTTGTGCGGACTGGCGCAACTAACCCGCAGttttatatattgtatatttattaaacaaattaataagcagaataaattattttatatgtttttaatgatCGTACACATTGCCctgtgtttgcattttttatggcGGCAGCTGAACATCGAAGCACCCCCAGGGATTACTCATCCAATTGAGGAATATTGTCGAGGGCTATAGAGGGGCGTTGATGCAACTGTCGGCCGTTTAATATAAAGCACGGCTATTGTTATTAATAGCATAACAGCGCATTCAATTGAATTGATAAGCCGAGGAGACTCGCTCGCTGCGCTGCCTTATATGGACGCCAGATTACGAACTCCAAGGGCCAAAGCTTTGATTGATGACGGCTTGGAAGCTATGCTGCCGCCGCCTCGGAATCTCAATGGTGCAACTTCTCACACGCCCGGCCAGCctagaaatttatttaattaaagggGTGCCACTTAAGAAAATTCCAGATAAATTTGTACAAATAAGTCAGTAAGCTGGCTTTGGATTCGTTCAACTTTCTTATATCCGGCAatgctatatcttcgccaatttttatccgattcccaagagggataccttttccgattcgtggatcgattctctattattctgcatcaaaacctaaaaacaaatttttggatccgatttttgtaaatttttctgatggtacctttcaaaaatggggaaaacgtGGAGCATGAAAAAAGGGCCACTTGGGatgaccatatctttgccaatattcatctgATTCCCAAAAGGGATACCTTTTACGAATTGTGGAACGATTCTCtattattctgcatcaaaacctaaaaacaaatttttagatccgatttttgtaaatttttctgatggtacccctgtcgaaaatggggaaatcgtGGAGCACGGAAATAGGGCACTTGGGATGaacatatctttgccaatattcatccgatttcCAAAAGGGATACCTTTTACGAATCGTGGAACGATTCTCtattattctgcatcaaaacctaaaaacaaatttttagatccgatttttgtaaatttttctgatggtacccctgtcgaaaatggggaaatcgtGGAGCATGAAAAAGGGGCCACTTgggatgactatatctttgccaatattcatccgatttcCAAAAGGGATACCTTTTACGAATCGTGGAACGATTCTCtattattctgcatcaaaacctaaaaacaaatttttagatccgatttttgtaaatttttctgatggtacccctgtcgaaaatggggaaaacgtGGAGCATGAAAGAAGGGTACcttgcgatggccatatctttaccaatattcatccgatccCCAAAAGGGATACCTCTGACGAATCGTGGAATGATTCTTTATATTATAAGTTCATAAACTTGGcttgtatttaaaaaagaatctttaaaaatcttGAATAATGAGCCTCATTATGGCCCCTTCCAATGTGCCTATTATCATCCTATTCTCAGTAGcaactaaattaaattacttttataTTGATTTTCTTTAAACGTCCCTTGTTGTCAACCAAATTATTCGGTTTTAGAGGTTTTTGGCATTTGGGAATCCCCTTATTGGAATATATTCAAACTTCCCGCCGAGTTATTGTTGGGACTGCCAACTCGCTAAAATACCAACAAACCAGCAAACAGAAATCGAGTTGCAGTGTTTGTCCATTGATGCTGAGGCGCTTTCTTTTTCGTTTCgtctttctttaattttttgagaGTGAAATCAGTCGCTCCAAATTGGCCCGGATACGGATCCGGAAGCATTGCGGCCCAGGCAGCGCATCCGAGGTGGAAAAACCGCCCGAGGATTGCATCACAGTTCGGGAAATAGTCATTGAACGACCATCTGTTGAAGAAGTGGTCCGATTTCCCACGAATATCTCATAATCGTGGGCGCCCCCACCAAGGACGACCTAGAAACGCCCAGGCAGACCCCAAAATTGAGCACAAGTGACATCATCCAGTTGGAGCACACATCCGAGCACCATGATTCACGTCGGGGAGAACTCCTGGAACCTCCGGATCTTCATCACGGATCTGGCGCTGGAGAAGACCCTGCGAGTACGGGGCGACCAACACATTGGAGGCATCATGTTGCAGCTGGTGGATCCGGAAAACCCAAAGGACTGGTCCGATCATGCTCTATGGTGGCCAGCCAAGAATGTGTGGCTTTCCAGGACTAGGTTGACCCTGGATCAGTGTGGAGTTCAGGCGGATAGCTTGCTCCATTTCACTCCTATGCACAAAATACTCCGTGTCCAGCTTCCTGATTTGAGATATCTCGATTGCCGTGTGGATTA contains the following coding sequences:
- the Fit1 gene encoding unc-112-related protein yields the protein MIHVGENTWNLRILITDLQVEKTLRVKGDQHIGGVMLQLVDPEMPKDWSDHALWWPAKNVWLTRTRSTLDQAGVQSDSFLHFTPMHKTLRVQLPDLRYLDYRVNFSAKTFGAVVSLCKDLDIRYPEELSLCKPVEPEHLKKNFSKLPQRKIPVAEANGISYLQPAPDTNSFVPITGAYNGSNGSLDRSHNGNVLYAPASPYATTPRRAATAPGTPISSPTGTWKANSTGYTSYDSNSSFGDFQENLAVSPRSPSPDVRSRLVRPKTLVEKARLNVGWLDSSLSIMEQGVREFDTLCLRFKYFTFFDLNPKYDQVRINQLYEQAKWSILNEELDATEEETLMFAALQFQVNHQTDLHPPGIDSGIDSSSQENGGDDDIDSALNELQITLEGPGGGKDQGNITRIPELSDYLRFLKPQRFTLKGYKRYFFAYRDLHLHLYKSQEESRRGAPTISINLRGCEVTPDVTLAQGKFAIRLEVPPEGRNGPNSEVWVRCENEEQYAKWMAACRLAAKGRSLADSSYDSEVNSIRSLLQMQKPAQGAPLTINPRSVDPMDYLSQKMLRKLSSKAVQRILEAHANVRQLPLMEAKLKYIQAWQSLPDFGVSLFVIKFDGHKKEELLGVAHNRIMRMDLSSGDHIKTWRYNTMKAWNVNWGIKCMMIQFADENVVFSCLSADCKVVHEFIGGYIFMSMRSKENNQTLNEEMFHKLTGGWS